The proteins below come from a single Periophthalmus magnuspinnatus isolate fPerMag1 chromosome 7, fPerMag1.2.pri, whole genome shotgun sequence genomic window:
- the dcp1a gene encoding mRNA-decapping enzyme 1A, translating to MESANAGHLMSLAALQRQDPYINKLLDVTGQVALYNFNAKANEWEKTEIEGTLFVYSRSASPHHGFTIMNRLSTENLVEPINKDLEFQLQDPFLLYRNVNLGIYSIWFYDKRDCQRIAQLMVKIVKQEAEHAQRPSPERADTARTNGASEPRPIDILELLSKAKEEYQRAQAGETDVSTTAEPTVKAVVPPTERIHTTPQADKPSHIVKQITVEELFGSSLPKDPSLPTMPSSNPPLPPTAAASDPSSAYLQTQGYPAANPHLHAPRPQQPAAILPSAFNLRPSPVFQPLSPQADPRCPVSPLGPRQPPPAPPQPQPPGAFLGQEILNSLKPAVNTDIHKPILAPNFLPSSLVPPHSFQEPMGKPLLPHNDAPTLVKPMSAVSMSPGPSVAEASLLLSPSVFQQSISKPPPAAVVPPVHVHPNVHPNVHPNVHPNVHPNVHPNVHPNVHPSSTGDTQPSLCSKAQLQDTLVHLIKNDPDFLSVIHDAYLQSLSKDLSNMKL from the exons ATGGAAAGCGCAAACGCAGGACATCTCATGAGTTTAGCGGCTCTGCAAAGACAAGACCCGTACATCAACAAGCTGCTCGACGTTACCGGACAAGTGGCACTTTACAACTTTAACGCGAAGGCTAATGAATGG gagaAGACCGAAATTGAAGGGACCTTATTTGTTTATTCGAG GTCTGCTTCTCCTCACCATGGCTTCACTATTATGAACCGACTTAGCACTGAGAATCTGGTGGAGCCAATCAACAAAGACTTGGAGTTCCAGCTTCAAGATCCTTTTCTGCTCTACAGAAATGTCAACT TGGGAATCTATAGTATCTGGTTTTACGACAAAAGAGACTGTCAGCGCATAGCCCAGCTGATGGTGAA GATAGTGAAGCAGGAGGCAGAACATGCCCAGAGACCGTCCCCTGAGCGAGCAGACACAGCCAGGACCAATGGGGCCTCAGAACCACGCCCCATTGACATCCTGGAGCTGCTCAGCAAAGCCAAGGAGGAGTACCAGAGG GCTCAGGCCGGGGAGACAGATGTGTCCACCACTGCAGAGCCCACTGTGAAAGCCGTGGTGCCCCCCACAGAACGCATCCACACCACCCCTCAGGCAGACAAG cccTCTCATATCGTGAAGCAGATCACCGTAGAGGAACTGTTCGGTTCCTCTCTCCCTAAGGACCCCTCCCTGCCCACGATGCCTAGCTCCAACCCTCCTTTGCCACCTACCGCTGCTGCCTCTGATCCCTCCAGTGCTTACCTACAGACCCAGGGCTACCCCGCAGCCAACCCCCACCTCCATGCTCCAAGACCCCAGCAACCTGCCGCCATCCTCCCCTCTGCGTTCAACCTCCGCCCCAGCCCTGTGTTCCAGCCTCTGAGCCCCCAAGCGGATCCTCGCTGCCCGGTTTCTCCGCTGGGCCCTCGTCAGCCTCCACCTGCCCCTCCGCAGCCTCAGCCTCCTGGGGCGTTTCTGGGACAGGAAATACTCAATTCACTCAAACCGGCAGTGAACACAGATATCCACAAACCCATCCTCGCACCTAACTTCCTGCCCAGCAGTTTAGTCCCGCCCCACAGCTTCCAGGAACCTATGGGGAAGCCTCTGCTGCCACACAACGACGCGCCCACTCTGGTTAAGCCTATGTCG GCGGTGTCCATGAGTCCGGGTCCGAGTGTGGCTGAGgcatctctgctcctgtcccccaGTGTCTTTCAGCAGTCCATCAGCAAACCTCCGCCTGCCGCTGTGGTCCCTCCTGTGCATGTCCACCCCAATGTCCACCCCAATGTCCACCCCAATGTCCACCCCAATGTCCACCCCAATGTCCACCCCAATGTCCACCCCAATGTCCACCCCTCGTCCACTGGGGACACCCAGCCCAGCCTCTGCTCCAAAGCACAACTACAGGACACATTGGTACATCTGATAAAG AACGACCCGGACTTCCTGAGTGTGATCCATGATGCCTACCTGCAGAGCCTTTCCAAAGACCTGAGCAACATGAAGCTGTAG
- the LOC117373827 gene encoding transketolase-like has product MMQMEDYHKPDQQTVQALRNIAARLRINSIRATTAAGSGHPTSCCSVAEIMSVLFFHSMKYRPEEPRNPNNDRFILSKGHAAPVLYAVWAEVGFLKESDLLNLRKVDSILEGHPVPKQQFVDVATGSLGQGLGAACGMAYTAKYFDQASYRVFCLLGDGEVSEGSVWEAMAFASFYQLHNLVAILDINRLGQSDPAPLQHHVDKYQRRCEAFGWQAVVVDGHSVEELCKVLSQPRHQPLAVIAKTIKGKGIPGVEDKMGWHGKPLPKDMAESVIRDLQARMVSCSKRMYPTPPADDALPVCLRNIHMPSAPAYKSGDKIATRKAYGMALAKLGRYNERVVVLDGDTKNSTFSELFKNEHPNRYVECYIAEQNMVSVAIGCAARDRNVVFASTFATFFSRAYDQLRMAAISESNINVCGSHCGVSIGEDGPSQMGLEDLAMFRAIPTATVFYPSDGVSTEKAVELAANTKGLCFIRTSRPENNIIYNCNEDFHIGQAKVVCKSNEDHVTVIGAGVTLHEALAAAENLKKDRINIRVIDPFTVKPLDSKTIIDNARATRGRIITVEDHYYEGGLGEAVCSAVVNEPGFSVHRLAVSQVPRSGRPQELLRLYAIDRDAIVQAVRKMLTSAANAM; this is encoded by the exons ATGATGCAAATGGAGGACTACCACAAGCCGGACCAGCAGACCGTGCAGGCGCTGCGGAACATCGCTGCCCGGCTCCGGATCAACTCCATCCGAGCGACTACGGCAGCAGGCAGCGG CCACCCGACGTCATGCTGCAGCGTGGCAGAGATCATGTCTGTGCTCTTCTTCCACTCCATGAAATACCGCCCTGAGGAGCCTAGGAACCCCAACAATGACCGCTTCATCCTCTCCAAG GGTCACGCCGCCCCCGTGCTGTACGCTGTGTGGGCTGAGGTGGGCTTCCTCAAAGAGTCGGACCTCCTAAACCTCCGGAAAGTGGACTCCATCCTGGAGGGACACCCGGTCCCG AAGCAGCAGTTTGTGGATGTGGCCACTGGTTCTCTGGGACAGGGGCTGGGAGCGGCCTGTGGCATGGCCTACACCGCCAAGTATTTTGACCAGGCCAG TTACCGAGTGTTCTGTCTGCTGGGAGATGGGGAGGTGTCAGAGGGCTCCGTGTGGGAGGCCATGGCTTTCGCCTCCTTCTACCAGCTCCATAACCTGGTGGCCATCCTGGACATCAATCGCCTGGGCCAGAGTGACCCAGCGCCCCTGCAGCACCACGTGGACAAGTACCAGCGCCGTTGTGAGGCCTTCGG cTGGCAGGCGGTGGTGGTGGACGGGCACAGTGTGGAGGAGCTGTGTAAGGTGCTGAGTCAGCCTCGTCACCAGCCGCTCGCTGTCATCGCCAAGACTATTAAGGGCAAAGGCATCCCAG GTGTGGAGGATAAGATGGGCTGGCACGGTAAGCCTCTGCCCAAAGACATGGCGGAGAGCGTGATCCGGGACCTCCAGGCTCGCATGGTGAGCTGCAGTAAGCGCATGTACCCTACCCCGCCTGCTGACGATGCCCTACCCGTGTGCCTGAGGAACATCCACATGCCCAGCGCACCTGCATACAAGTCTGGAGACAAG ATTGCCACAAGGAAAGCGTATGGCATGGCTCTGGCCAAACTGGGCCGGTACAACGAACGTGTGGTGGTCCTGGATGGAGATACCAAGAACTCCACCTTCTCTGAGCTCTTCAAGAACGAGCACCCCAACCGCTACGTGGAGTGCTACATCGCTGAGCAAAATATG GTGAGCGTGGCCATTGGCTGTGCAGCGCGTGACCGGAACGTTGTGTTTGCCAGTACCTTTGCCACCTTCTTCAGCCGAGCGTATGATCAGCTGCGTATGGCTGCCATCTCCGAGAGCAACATCAACGTGTGTGGCTCCCACTGTGGGGTCTCCATCG GAGAGGATGGTCCCTCTCAGATGGGCCTGGAGGACTTGGCAATGTTCAGAGCCATCCCCACGGCAACAGTGTTCTACCCCAGCGACGGTGTGTCCACAGAGAAGGCTGTGGAGCTCGCTGCCAACACCAAG GGTTTGTGCTTCATCCGAACAAGTCGCCCTGAAAACAACATCATCTACAACTGTAACGAGGACTTCCACATCGGACAGGCCAAG GTGGTGTGTAAATCCAACGAGGACCATGTGACAGTGATCGGAGCAGGAGTGACCCTCCACGAAGCTTTGGCTGCTGCAGAAAACCTCAAGAAAG ATCGCATTAACATCCGCGTGATCGACCCGTTCACTGTCAAACCCCTGGACTCCAAAACCATCATCGACAACGCGCGAGCCACTAGAGGGCGCATCATCACTGTGGAGGATCACTATTATGAAG